One window of the Thalassoroseus pseudoceratinae genome contains the following:
- a CDS encoding BlaI/MecI/CopY family transcriptional regulator gives MPEDIEPGDVELKILQELWSQPGSTARDIHNAVHAQQGKNYSTTVKMLAVMQGKGLVRKDESVRPQTFFAAVTRKRAQKGLVTRLMQKAFDGSAISLAMQALTASRPSKEDLEEIRRLIDKLEEKQ, from the coding sequence ATGCCCGAAGATATTGAACCCGGTGACGTAGAACTGAAGATCCTACAGGAATTGTGGAGTCAGCCAGGGTCCACGGCTCGAGACATTCACAATGCGGTGCACGCACAACAGGGCAAGAATTACTCCACGACGGTCAAAATGTTGGCTGTCATGCAGGGCAAAGGACTCGTACGCAAGGATGAGAGCGTTCGGCCTCAAACATTCTTTGCTGCCGTTACGCGGAAGCGAGCGCAGAAAGGATTGGTAACGCGTCTGATGCAAAAAGCGTTCGACGGGTCCGCCATTTCCTTGGCTATGCAAGCGTTGACGGCGTCTCGGCCCTCAAAGGAAGACCTCGAAGAAATTCGACGGTTGATCGACAAGCTGGAGGAGAAGCAATGA
- a CDS encoding M56 family metallopeptidase has product MSDFSNHMVVQALGWMLVHSLWLLLIPAVVLALVLLTLPTSWSRSRYFAGVVTLLLIAVIPAASLRWIDVDEPSQQDDLTDPAIETADANPGDVTDLISSEFASEINVFEDAPETSLASPMPTELQIPSPSPDDDDVKATVLNVTPAETTDRNGNRVTEAVQPVIAETQDVPALADRVRPWLPWLVVAWFVGALLMTSRLLAGWRTARRLRKAGQSPVPDAIQNMFVELRASIGASRAARVVQSALVKVPSVVGHFQPIVLLPICAVMGLNERQLRAILAHELAHVKRYDYAVNVLQTVIETVLFYHPAMWWVSRIIRTEREHCCDDIALSVQCEPAELARALVAVDAVRLAEPTTSFSDVLVSAADGGNLLRRIRRISGEPDRRLPSRRSWIAGLVVLSLLAAVASASMLVSNADENTAEANPPAVEPDVGTLSADDAADPSSSRTQPGRIEFANGYFIELSAIGDYVKLQAENDDESKGESNDTDSTPRLWNTHGEAVSKPLNGVQSTYSVGDNFIGRKFYVHAGLPEGSQIELLVDGKKISGNTTSPRAGHPLDIRASVVAELPEDRRSVDVVVELKLPAWQTLAAFDFAGGVNNGIRLDWEQKISPETKYTATGNFRGADADDLRIVALDRAHQVLKPSGHWRGENPLKIGAHFPNENGRPNFVSVQRRLPSRKIVFRNVPLHPDSESGQKTFSIEIDGVNPDTKEKNFPPPSLTTLLHEPRQPMQVEDPDMGMLTLRGLRKFGSHDGGWSADGTPNLQPMPDTPWAGRETSDIEGKQHLEAVFEMHPEQGTQVTNVRVRPDDARATTAWQPIQPPNGEASFLQVASSLRIFDDRETDDFTVHVSTDDWQDPVTISVSPTPDDFEFGRAAYYRLDDNSQTIAFRTDDPSEPDKDGKSRQRFVVIQPNEVNGVVRISAVTEDGRKIDGRMNSFSTRRMFIHFDAVGDAKIKSLVVQLPTTHTFVFRNVSMWKNLGTRPFVERESSDNPLVAANVQPSRVFRQTDGTLISENGEAVVIKAVQEIERRGGRLRFDAEDESPTGERLAYLTEVRWEGFADDETPLLQALSGLNRVKLATDHLTNDGLTSIEHMTGLQRLTIAHTSKLTTKCLRSIGKLTALRELTIPGTLMPDDDGYHSDDFDHLANLTKLVKYEPMNWRLDDAGLWCLRNAKNLEMVYTFGPEVTDVGFAALAGKPKLGVIHLHETKITDVSYKLLENHPKLYWLQCSSPHLTDAAIDSAITIRNLRDLHLYGSKVTDAGVERLIAAVPKLPNLRLVNLSNTQVSQAVADKLRSARKGLRVLGGVDDAPASEDKTNEKTDEANAAAVDTKQKTVADGSSQVQAAAPTDVPWPVERFKSFADYPPSGSGIRVKINDRRWIELNSLANAGRKIGERELKMFWQPDGTLIDPPDDFDPLALVPRPEDGRMPKVNREAALQIVAPQGSRFALNSGGGSGSYGNFSVPVNEDFVQFPIQYVIAWLNDNHTYIEAKVTDGTWEDLPIAGGNGVQVVVFEEARRVIVIADRPQDFAWQVRAQGGDDDPVVRDPFINGVEWDSGFLNDFRDKLPAFPPGHEATLFAFDKNKPMPKMLALQRSEYDVVRFDNLAVFPGPKSAVKVSVNGLPVSKADRLTFSDPDDTPPIVPPSATRKNDGIIELEGTVVDANGDPVKDCWVGMFVEPQDYYGGKTDAPAFGPRSRFVFEATTDPNGRFLMVVNKDHFVFEGSFWAIHEDGTSGTLRMNCTWPHLQKNLNLKLVDAIGKVKIVDPDGQPVVGAEVTPESFSKPRSVRNVLPARVRQKLVETTDETGTVEFLGWPSAGIRGVSVKTDAYGTQYLSGGLASQWVKDDETLKLTLQPTASLTGRVNGFDAQRDAGLQLQILTEAWGGPKPPMYGRAIVEIAEDGSFTVPQIAAGRVKLASSLSPESKRKIRFDYVPELKAGEERVITHNPEIVRGVRVRQRLVKSDTGEGCSGIRLRILWGDAAKGGGSWNSSKPTMTDEEGWWEATVLPGTINARISGLPDGYRGTAWFDGRNGYLGVKHVIPATDKVVTLPPERYVPAKEMNGRLLLPDGSPAVDWSAYGHSISWDDVGVGGVHTDRNGEFTWTYPVGYPPRLFEVSNRKWLTEHNFEDNKAYPKIVSKNPLVLQVPKQELE; this is encoded by the coding sequence ATGAGCGATTTCTCGAACCACATGGTCGTTCAAGCACTCGGTTGGATGCTGGTGCATTCCCTTTGGCTGTTGCTGATTCCGGCCGTTGTGTTGGCATTGGTGTTGCTGACGCTGCCCACTTCCTGGTCGAGGAGTCGGTATTTCGCCGGAGTGGTGACGCTCTTGTTAATAGCTGTCATCCCAGCCGCATCGCTGCGTTGGATCGATGTGGATGAACCGTCGCAGCAGGATGATCTGACCGACCCAGCGATAGAAACCGCTGACGCGAATCCCGGTGACGTGACCGACTTGATCTCCTCGGAGTTCGCTTCTGAAATCAACGTGTTCGAGGACGCTCCGGAAACATCACTAGCCAGTCCTATGCCGACTGAGTTGCAGATTCCGTCACCGTCACCCGATGACGATGACGTTAAGGCGACAGTCTTGAACGTAACACCTGCGGAGACGACAGACCGGAATGGCAATCGGGTGACGGAAGCGGTGCAGCCCGTGATTGCAGAAACTCAAGATGTCCCGGCCCTGGCCGATCGTGTGCGTCCTTGGTTGCCTTGGCTTGTTGTCGCGTGGTTTGTCGGTGCATTGTTGATGACATCGAGACTGCTAGCCGGATGGCGGACGGCTCGGAGATTGAGAAAGGCCGGTCAGTCACCCGTTCCCGACGCGATCCAAAACATGTTCGTTGAGTTGCGTGCGTCGATCGGAGCCTCCCGGGCCGCACGAGTGGTTCAGTCGGCGTTGGTGAAAGTTCCCTCCGTCGTGGGGCACTTTCAGCCGATTGTGCTGCTGCCGATCTGTGCGGTTATGGGTTTGAACGAACGACAATTGCGAGCCATCCTGGCCCACGAACTGGCTCACGTCAAACGCTATGACTACGCGGTGAACGTGCTGCAGACGGTCATCGAGACAGTTCTGTTTTATCATCCGGCGATGTGGTGGGTGTCGCGAATCATCCGGACCGAACGAGAACACTGTTGCGACGACATCGCATTGTCCGTTCAATGCGAACCCGCTGAGTTGGCCCGGGCGTTGGTGGCGGTGGATGCGGTCAGGCTGGCAGAGCCGACGACATCGTTCAGCGACGTGCTGGTATCCGCCGCCGATGGTGGAAACCTACTCCGACGCATCCGTCGGATTTCCGGAGAACCCGATCGCAGACTCCCATCGCGACGATCATGGATTGCAGGGCTCGTTGTGCTGTCGCTGCTGGCTGCGGTCGCCAGCGCTTCCATGTTGGTCAGCAATGCGGATGAGAACACAGCGGAGGCGAATCCGCCTGCTGTCGAACCAGACGTCGGAACACTATCAGCAGACGACGCAGCGGATCCGTCGTCGTCACGAACTCAGCCAGGCCGGATCGAGTTCGCCAACGGTTACTTCATCGAACTCTCGGCCATCGGTGATTACGTCAAATTACAGGCGGAAAACGATGATGAGTCCAAAGGCGAGAGCAACGATACGGACAGCACACCGAGGCTTTGGAACACCCACGGCGAAGCTGTCAGCAAACCGTTAAATGGTGTTCAATCGACCTATTCAGTTGGTGATAATTTCATCGGACGCAAGTTCTACGTTCACGCAGGGCTGCCGGAAGGCTCGCAAATCGAGTTGCTAGTCGACGGCAAAAAGATCAGCGGAAACACGACTTCGCCGCGAGCGGGTCATCCGTTGGACATTCGAGCCAGTGTGGTAGCAGAACTGCCGGAGGATCGGCGAAGTGTCGATGTCGTTGTTGAACTCAAACTCCCTGCTTGGCAAACTCTCGCGGCGTTCGACTTTGCGGGCGGCGTCAACAACGGGATTCGGCTGGACTGGGAACAGAAAATCAGCCCGGAGACGAAATACACCGCCACAGGAAACTTCCGGGGAGCCGATGCCGATGACCTGCGAATTGTGGCGCTCGATCGCGCTCATCAAGTGCTGAAACCGTCGGGGCATTGGCGTGGTGAAAATCCGCTGAAGATTGGTGCTCACTTTCCCAACGAAAACGGTCGACCGAATTTTGTGTCCGTGCAGAGACGACTTCCATCTCGAAAAATCGTGTTCCGCAACGTGCCGTTGCATCCCGATAGTGAATCAGGCCAAAAGACTTTCTCGATTGAAATTGACGGGGTGAATCCCGACACAAAAGAAAAGAACTTCCCACCGCCTTCACTGACAACGTTGCTCCACGAACCACGCCAACCGATGCAAGTCGAAGATCCCGATATGGGCATGCTGACTCTACGCGGGTTGCGGAAGTTCGGTAGCCACGATGGCGGCTGGTCCGCTGACGGAACACCGAATCTGCAACCGATGCCGGACACTCCGTGGGCCGGTCGAGAAACAAGTGACATTGAGGGCAAGCAGCATTTGGAGGCCGTCTTCGAAATGCATCCCGAGCAAGGAACCCAGGTGACGAACGTCCGGGTTCGCCCGGATGATGCGCGAGCCACAACGGCGTGGCAACCGATTCAACCGCCTAACGGCGAGGCTAGTTTCCTGCAAGTGGCGTCATCGCTACGGATCTTCGACGATCGGGAAACGGACGATTTCACCGTGCATGTCAGCACGGACGACTGGCAAGACCCTGTGACGATTTCCGTCTCGCCCACCCCGGACGATTTCGAATTCGGTCGAGCGGCGTATTACCGTCTGGATGACAACTCGCAGACGATCGCGTTCCGCACCGATGATCCGAGCGAACCCGATAAAGATGGGAAGTCTCGGCAGCGTTTCGTTGTCATTCAACCGAACGAGGTCAACGGCGTGGTGCGAATCTCGGCTGTCACCGAGGACGGTCGAAAAATCGACGGCCGAATGAATTCGTTCTCCACCCGCCGCATGTTCATTCACTTCGACGCGGTCGGCGATGCGAAGATCAAATCACTCGTGGTGCAGTTGCCAACGACTCATACGTTTGTCTTCCGCAACGTCAGCATGTGGAAAAACCTCGGCACGCGGCCGTTTGTCGAGCGGGAATCGTCGGACAATCCGTTGGTTGCCGCGAATGTGCAACCGAGCCGCGTATTTCGTCAGACAGACGGAACGCTGATCTCGGAAAATGGCGAGGCTGTGGTCATCAAAGCTGTTCAGGAGATCGAGCGTCGTGGCGGACGGCTACGATTCGATGCCGAGGACGAATCTCCAACCGGCGAGCGGCTGGCGTATCTGACGGAAGTTCGCTGGGAAGGCTTCGCCGATGACGAGACGCCGTTGTTGCAAGCACTGTCCGGACTCAACCGGGTGAAACTCGCCACCGACCACTTAACAAACGACGGGCTGACGTCGATCGAACACATGACCGGATTGCAACGTCTTACCATCGCGCACACATCGAAACTGACCACGAAGTGCCTGCGTTCGATCGGCAAACTCACGGCACTCCGCGAACTGACGATTCCCGGCACATTGATGCCCGACGATGACGGCTATCATTCGGACGACTTCGATCATCTCGCGAACCTGACGAAGCTGGTCAAATACGAACCGATGAACTGGCGGCTGGATGACGCCGGTCTGTGGTGTCTCCGAAACGCCAAGAATTTGGAGATGGTTTACACGTTCGGTCCGGAAGTCACGGATGTGGGATTCGCGGCATTGGCCGGCAAACCGAAACTTGGTGTCATCCACCTGCACGAAACGAAAATCACTGATGTCTCCTACAAGCTGCTGGAAAACCACCCCAAACTGTATTGGCTCCAATGCAGCAGTCCGCACCTGACAGACGCGGCGATCGATTCGGCCATCACGATCCGCAACCTACGTGACCTACATTTGTACGGATCGAAAGTCACCGACGCGGGTGTCGAGCGGCTGATCGCAGCGGTCCCGAAGCTGCCGAACCTGCGATTGGTTAACTTGAGCAATACGCAGGTTAGCCAGGCGGTGGCCGACAAACTACGTTCCGCCCGGAAAGGACTACGGGTGCTCGGCGGTGTGGACGATGCACCGGCTTCCGAAGACAAAACGAACGAAAAAACTGATGAAGCCAATGCCGCGGCGGTCGACACCAAACAGAAGACTGTCGCCGACGGATCGTCGCAAGTTCAAGCGGCAGCACCGACCGATGTTCCTTGGCCGGTGGAACGGTTCAAGTCATTCGCGGACTATCCGCCCAGCGGCAGTGGCATCCGCGTGAAGATTAATGACCGTCGCTGGATCGAGCTCAATTCACTCGCCAACGCGGGTCGAAAAATCGGCGAGCGTGAACTCAAAATGTTCTGGCAGCCGGATGGCACGCTGATCGATCCGCCGGACGATTTCGACCCGCTCGCGTTGGTGCCGCGTCCTGAGGATGGCCGAATGCCAAAAGTCAATCGGGAAGCCGCTTTGCAAATCGTTGCGCCGCAAGGTTCTCGGTTTGCACTCAATAGCGGTGGCGGTAGTGGCAGTTACGGCAACTTCAGTGTGCCAGTGAATGAAGACTTTGTTCAATTTCCGATTCAGTACGTGATTGCGTGGCTCAACGACAATCATACGTACATTGAAGCGAAGGTAACCGATGGCACGTGGGAGGACCTTCCGATTGCTGGTGGGAACGGCGTGCAGGTTGTCGTTTTCGAAGAAGCTCGCCGCGTGATCGTCATCGCCGATCGTCCGCAAGATTTCGCATGGCAAGTGAGAGCGCAGGGCGGGGACGACGATCCGGTGGTTCGCGATCCATTCATCAACGGAGTGGAATGGGACAGCGGCTTCCTCAACGATTTCCGGGACAAACTGCCCGCGTTCCCGCCCGGACATGAAGCCACGCTATTCGCATTCGACAAAAACAAGCCCATGCCCAAAATGCTCGCCTTGCAGCGGAGCGAATACGACGTCGTTCGCTTCGACAATCTGGCGGTATTCCCCGGGCCGAAGTCTGCGGTGAAAGTTAGCGTCAACGGATTGCCGGTGTCTAAGGCGGATCGGCTCACATTCAGCGACCCGGACGATACGCCGCCCATCGTTCCTCCATCAGCGACGCGGAAGAATGACGGCATCATCGAGTTGGAGGGAACCGTCGTCGATGCGAATGGGGATCCGGTCAAGGACTGCTGGGTTGGTATGTTTGTCGAGCCGCAGGATTACTACGGAGGCAAGACGGATGCCCCCGCGTTCGGACCGCGTTCGCGGTTTGTGTTTGAAGCCACGACCGACCCGAATGGTCGCTTTCTCATGGTCGTGAACAAGGATCACTTCGTGTTCGAAGGGAGTTTTTGGGCCATTCACGAAGACGGTACATCGGGCACGCTGCGGATGAATTGCACGTGGCCCCATTTGCAAAAGAATCTCAACCTCAAATTGGTCGATGCCATTGGCAAAGTGAAGATCGTCGATCCGGATGGGCAACCGGTCGTCGGAGCCGAAGTGACCCCGGAATCGTTTAGTAAGCCGCGGAGTGTGCGGAACGTCCTTCCGGCAAGGGTCCGACAAAAGCTCGTCGAGACGACCGACGAAACCGGAACGGTCGAGTTTCTCGGATGGCCGTCAGCGGGAATCCGCGGTGTCAGTGTCAAAACCGATGCTTACGGCACACAGTATCTCAGTGGCGGATTGGCATCGCAGTGGGTGAAGGATGACGAAACGCTGAAGCTGACGTTGCAACCGACGGCTTCGTTGACCGGGCGTGTGAATGGGTTCGATGCCCAACGCGACGCCGGTTTGCAACTGCAAATTCTCACTGAAGCGTGGGGCGGTCCGAAACCGCCGATGTATGGACGTGCGATTGTCGAAATTGCCGAGGATGGTTCTTTCACCGTCCCGCAGATCGCAGCGGGTCGGGTGAAGTTGGCCTCATCGCTGAGTCCGGAGTCCAAACGGAAAATCCGCTTCGACTACGTGCCGGAACTGAAGGCGGGTGAAGAACGTGTTATTACCCACAACCCAGAGATCGTCCGTGGAGTTCGAGTTCGTCAGCGGTTGGTCAAGTCGGACACGGGCGAGGGGTGCTCTGGAATTAGACTGCGAATTCTATGGGGTGATGCGGCCAAGGGGGGTGGGTCTTGGAACTCCAGCAAGCCAACGATGACTGATGAGGAAGGCTGGTGGGAGGCCACCGTCTTGCCGGGCACAATCAACGCTCGCATCAGCGGGCTTCCGGATGGCTACCGAGGGACCGCATGGTTTGATGGTCGCAACGGGTACCTGGGCGTCAAACATGTCATCCCCGCGACGGACAAAGTCGTGACGCTGCCTCCGGAACGCTACGTTCCCGCAAAAGAAATGAATGGTCGTCTATTGTTGCCGGACGGGAGTCCGGCGGTTGATTGGAGCGCTTACGGCCACTCAATTTCGTGGGACGACGTCGGCGTGGGCGGAGTCCACACCGACAGGAACGGCGAATTCACCTGGACATATCCCGTCGGTTATCCACCGCGACTCTTCGAGGTCAGCAATCGAAAGTGGCTGACTGAACATAACTTCGAAGACAACAAGGCGTATCCGAAAATCGTGTCAAAAAATCCGCTCGTGCTACAGGTACCAAAACAAGAACTAGAGTAA
- a CDS encoding HEAT repeat domain-containing protein: MVRFNHVFVASLVAWAVSGPLYTHAAEDKPSSRQQMLNAFEATAAEIQTLDPSQWLYDRFPSNVRRLRPVVMFPQPAIAERIQPLKKLLNEKYLIAELIPLLEHEDPKVRSLAVVALFATENPSVLPHLVPLADDKELTFPCPLPVAMPATFLPPKPEPMPTKPQTVGDVAKQAVDFYLRKAGYGYGITGSRNNPGFDHYWQRRKDRTWCTSWFAVRLARATQSTSPIPSHRMDRIRAVRRQIDEVPEPERTIVLMALAEDWPIGDVPDAFITEAALVDQAKQIGSAVWMDVLRRSPPSSDPDLQSSRQTRFLTPIAVFLLTHATDLLDSKHAEELFRINEDWKQAARAGAAPGSMDQRWITAAARLQPEKGVEWLKSSYKLFDRRFYYDRQAELSIAMWDIAGRAQTPFLVNWFYSLPVEASSYPNSRSKFLRAVTREEKWLLDEHGEPRRIQHLPLQGAAGEDVKQLVATIIRDPRFKELDHFSVRELFVTVNLWHDKPLISIQHLYELSPPLGASSYYRDMQEVEEKYPKETEQFRATLSDWRTTLRRSVPDWLPQSVD; encoded by the coding sequence TTGGTTCGTTTCAACCATGTCTTCGTGGCTAGTCTGGTGGCGTGGGCTGTGTCGGGTCCGCTTTATACCCATGCCGCGGAAGATAAACCCTCCTCCCGCCAGCAGATGCTCAATGCCTTCGAGGCGACAGCGGCGGAAATTCAGACGCTCGATCCGTCCCAATGGTTGTACGATCGATTTCCATCCAATGTGCGAAGGCTGCGCCCGGTGGTCATGTTTCCGCAACCAGCCATTGCCGAACGGATTCAGCCTCTCAAGAAATTGCTCAACGAGAAGTATCTGATTGCGGAGTTAATTCCGTTGTTGGAACATGAAGACCCAAAAGTGCGGTCGCTGGCGGTCGTCGCACTGTTCGCCACCGAGAATCCAAGTGTCTTGCCTCACTTGGTACCTTTGGCCGATGACAAGGAGTTGACGTTTCCCTGTCCATTGCCTGTTGCGATGCCCGCCACCTTTTTGCCACCGAAACCGGAACCGATGCCGACAAAACCACAAACCGTCGGCGACGTGGCTAAGCAGGCTGTGGATTTCTATCTCAGAAAGGCAGGATATGGCTACGGGATTACCGGTTCGAGAAACAACCCCGGCTTCGATCACTATTGGCAACGCCGTAAGGATCGAACCTGGTGCACAAGTTGGTTCGCCGTCCGTCTGGCCCGCGCGACGCAATCAACGTCACCAATTCCAAGTCACCGGATGGATCGCATCCGGGCCGTTCGTCGACAAATCGATGAAGTTCCTGAACCCGAGCGAACTATTGTTTTGATGGCATTGGCCGAAGATTGGCCCATTGGTGACGTTCCCGATGCCTTCATCACAGAGGCGGCTCTTGTCGACCAGGCGAAGCAAATCGGCTCGGCTGTTTGGATGGATGTGTTGCGTCGGAGCCCCCCATCGAGCGACCCGGACCTTCAATCGTCACGCCAAACACGGTTCTTGACACCGATCGCGGTCTTCCTTCTCACGCATGCCACGGATTTGCTTGATTCCAAGCATGCGGAAGAACTGTTTAGAATCAATGAGGATTGGAAACAGGCTGCCCGCGCCGGAGCCGCACCTGGAAGCATGGACCAGCGGTGGATCACCGCAGCGGCTCGACTGCAACCAGAAAAGGGCGTTGAGTGGCTCAAATCCAGCTACAAATTGTTCGATCGCCGATTCTATTACGATCGCCAAGCCGAATTGTCAATTGCCATGTGGGACATCGCCGGTCGCGCGCAGACTCCCTTTCTGGTCAATTGGTTTTATTCCCTACCAGTTGAGGCCAGCTCCTACCCGAACTCTCGTTCGAAGTTTCTGCGGGCAGTAACACGAGAAGAAAAATGGCTACTTGATGAACATGGCGAACCGCGTCGAATTCAACACCTACCACTCCAAGGTGCGGCTGGAGAGGATGTGAAACAACTCGTGGCCACGATTATTCGTGATCCGCGGTTCAAGGAACTCGACCATTTTTCGGTTCGCGAATTGTTTGTCACCGTAAATCTGTGGCATGACAAACCGCTGATTTCCATACAACATTTGTATGAATTGTCCCCCCCATTGGGTGCGAGTTCGTACTATCGGGATATGCAAGAGGTCGAAGAAAAATATCCGAAAGAGACCGAGCAATTCCGGGCAACACTATCTGACTGGCGTACAACTCTACGTCGAAGCGTGCCCGATTGGCTGCCGCAATCCGTCGATTAA
- a CDS encoding leucine-rich repeat domain-containing protein: protein MIQLAGKRAPEWPDSVEGIPVGKKATHIHFLHGTGWGSPGVADGTVLGHYKVHYEDDTSKQVPIVYGEDLRDWWQLGDTSKASRAEIAWTGVNDASKDFRGQRVELRLFVRSWENPKHDVKIDSIDFVSLNNTVSSPFNIAMTLENRPDEKEAIMSLRQHKAFVEIGDDGHAFSVTLSTRRANHETLSPLSNLSHLQRLDLSNNHLDDDEWQLLARVAGVQSLSLNRTNTTNATLATLTEWSSLERLWLYDTDVTDAGLEHLSKLSALKELDLSQTAVSDAGIEKLASLEHLEKLDLRQTKVTRRGVERLKQKLSMCQIKH, encoded by the coding sequence ATGATTCAATTGGCTGGGAAACGTGCTCCGGAGTGGCCAGATTCTGTGGAAGGAATCCCCGTCGGCAAGAAGGCAACGCACATCCATTTTCTTCATGGAACAGGCTGGGGTTCCCCGGGCGTTGCTGACGGGACCGTCCTCGGACACTATAAGGTACATTACGAGGACGACACGTCGAAGCAGGTTCCAATCGTGTATGGCGAGGACCTCCGCGACTGGTGGCAACTCGGTGATACCTCCAAAGCCTCGCGTGCTGAGATTGCTTGGACCGGCGTCAACGATGCCTCCAAGGACTTCCGAGGACAGCGTGTCGAGCTAAGATTGTTCGTGCGGAGTTGGGAAAACCCGAAACACGATGTCAAGATCGATAGCATTGACTTCGTGTCTCTGAACAACACGGTTTCCTCGCCATTCAATATCGCCATGACGCTAGAGAATCGTCCGGACGAGAAGGAAGCGATCATGTCTTTGCGGCAGCACAAGGCGTTCGTCGAAATCGGGGACGATGGCCATGCCTTCTCCGTGACCCTGTCGACACGCCGGGCAAATCACGAAACGCTTAGCCCTCTTTCGAACCTATCGCACCTGCAACGGTTGGACTTGAGCAACAATCATTTGGATGACGACGAGTGGCAACTGCTCGCTCGGGTCGCAGGAGTCCAGTCGCTTTCGCTCAACCGTACGAACACCACCAATGCCACGCTGGCCACGTTGACAGAATGGTCGAGTCTGGAACGCCTATGGCTGTATGACACGGATGTGACTGATGCTGGACTCGAACACCTCAGCAAGTTGTCTGCCTTGAAAGAGTTGGATCTTTCTCAAACCGCTGTCTCCGATGCAGGAATCGAGAAGCTTGCGTCGCTTGAGCACTTGGAGAAGCTCGATCTTCGCCAAACGAAAGTCACGCGGCGGGGCGTCGAACGACTCAAACAAAAACTTTCGATGTGCCAGATCAAACACTAA
- a CDS encoding carboxypeptidase-like regulatory domain-containing protein, whose product MLPTQFTAQLDAGWSVGGVIVNGKGQPIEGAEVRPSVEYKKRPGDLSQFAIGRRVKTDAEGRWRFNHVPASKSDVWVEIDHPEFKPKRLSLVRSEFEVSLEQKPSKPIELTPGLTVMGRVADSEGEPIAGALLRRKFFNDIRKATTNANVEYRINGCEPGMAKVVVSTDGKAVDMQEVRIGSDMEPVNFQMKPGGT is encoded by the coding sequence TTGCTGCCGACACAATTCACCGCTCAGCTGGACGCCGGTTGGTCGGTCGGCGGTGTGATCGTCAACGGCAAAGGCCAGCCGATTGAGGGGGCCGAGGTGCGTCCTTCGGTGGAATACAAAAAGCGGCCGGGCGATCTAAGCCAATTCGCAATCGGTCGGCGAGTCAAGACGGATGCCGAGGGCCGCTGGCGATTCAATCATGTGCCCGCTTCGAAGTCGGATGTCTGGGTCGAGATCGATCACCCTGAGTTTAAGCCCAAACGGCTCTCGTTGGTGCGAAGCGAGTTTGAAGTTTCGCTGGAACAGAAACCCAGCAAACCAATCGAGCTCACTCCCGGCCTGACGGTCATGGGGCGAGTCGCGGATAGCGAAGGAGAACCGATTGCCGGGGCTCTGCTGCGAAGGAAGTTCTTCAACGACATCCGCAAAGCGACCACCAATGCCAACGTTGAATATCGAATCAATGGTTGCGAACCGGGAATGGCCAAGGTTGTCGTCTCGACCGACGGCAAAGCGGTCGACATGCAGGAAGTTCGTATTGGATCAGACATGGAACCAGTCAACTTCCAGATGAAACCCGGAGGCACGTGA